The genomic interval GCGGAGACCTCCTGATCACGGGACGGCTCACCGAGGGTGGGACACCCGTCGCTGCGCCTCGGGGCCCGGGTCGTCCCGTGCCCTGGCCTGGTCCCAGCCGCCCCCGACCGACGGGGCGCGGGCCAGGCCGACGCTGCCCGCGCCCATCAGCGCGATGCCGATCACCTCCGGCACCACCCGCGCGCCGAGGCTGATCTGCTCCCCGAACAGCGCCCAGCCGAGGGCCACGCTGGTGAGCGCGTCGCCGAGGGTCAGGGCGGGCTGGGACGCGGCCAGCGTGCCCGCCCGGAACGCGGCCTGCAGCAGCAGGAACGCGATCACGCCCACCAGGGCGGTGGCGTACAGCGGCCATGCCGACAGGACGGCGGCCGGGCCGTCCGGGATCAGGCCGGTGACCTCCTTGAGCAGTGCGGCGGTCGCCGAGAACGACACGGCGGACGCCAGCCCCAGCAGCGCGGCGCGCGGCGCGCCCCGCACCGTGCGGGACACCGCCGTCAGCGACACCACCACCGCCAGCAGGGCCGATCCCGCCGGCCACCAGTGTCCGGGGACGGCCGTGGACCGCCCGGGCGTCGGCGCGGCCGCGGTCAGGAAGAGGGACAGGCCCGCCGCGAGGGCGACGAAGGCCAGCCAGGTTCTCAGATCCGGGCGGCGGTGGAAGACCAGGCTCCCCACCGCCAGGGTGAACAGCAGCTCGGCCGCCATCAGCGGCTGCACCAGCGCGAGACTCCCCACCCCGAGCGCGGCCGCCTGGAACACCGTCGACAGGGCGAGCATCCCCGCGCCCGCCAGCCAGTGCGGCCGTCGCAGCACGCGCCCGAGCCAGCGCAGCGCCTGCCGCAGCCCCTGGCCGCTCCCCGGCTCGTCGGCGGCGGCCCGCCGCTGCAGCACGGAGGCCGCGGCGTTCGCCAACGCCGCGAGGAGCGCCAGGACCACGGTCAGCACGCCGCGGCGCCGCTCATCCGAACGTGGCGGCCAGCCGTCGGTACAGTCCCGGCGCCGCGCCGCGCACCCTGGCCGGCAGTCGCAGCC from Streptomyces sp. DH-12 carries:
- a CDS encoding DMT family transporter, coding for MLTVVLALLAALANAAASVLQRRAAADEPGSGQGLRQALRWLGRVLRRPHWLAGAGMLALSTVFQAAALGVGSLALVQPLMAAELLFTLAVGSLVFHRRPDLRTWLAFVALAAGLSLFLTAAAPTPGRSTAVPGHWWPAGSALLAVVVSLTAVSRTVRGAPRAALLGLASAVSFSATAALLKEVTGLIPDGPAAVLSAWPLYATALVGVIAFLLLQAAFRAGTLAASQPALTLGDALTSVALGWALFGEQISLGARVVPEVIGIALMGAGSVGLARAPSVGGGWDQARARDDPGPEAQRRVSHPR